From Psychrobacillus sp. FSL K6-2836, a single genomic window includes:
- a CDS encoding NADPH-dependent FMN reductase: protein MKILLVDGTIIGTKTGVILDQVKDYIEELNKEYTLEIIRLSNYEHQFVDGRPFENYNDDMKLLVSKFDQADGFIIASPIFQGSIPGVLKNTFDFLHPKSMRYKPVSIVANGGTYQHHLVIENQLKPILDYFRCLVTPNYVYTHKSHFDENNVIIDNDVHDRLRELARVFVQYAEMSKSLCKEPIDAY, encoded by the coding sequence GTGAAAATTCTACTCGTAGATGGAACGATTATCGGCACGAAAACAGGTGTCATTTTAGATCAAGTGAAAGACTATATAGAAGAACTTAATAAAGAGTACACTTTAGAAATTATTCGACTTTCAAATTACGAGCATCAGTTTGTAGATGGACGTCCATTTGAAAACTACAATGATGATATGAAGCTACTTGTGAGTAAATTCGACCAAGCGGATGGTTTTATCATCGCATCACCTATTTTCCAAGGTTCCATACCAGGTGTTTTAAAAAATACATTCGATTTCCTACATCCAAAGTCAATGCGTTACAAACCAGTATCAATCGTGGCAAATGGTGGAACATACCAGCATCATCTTGTAATTGAAAATCAGCTTAAACCGATTTTAGACTATTTTAGATGCCTTGTTACACCTAACTATGTATATACGCATAAAAGCCACTTCGATGAAAATAATGTAATTATCGACAACGATGTACATGATCGTTTGAGAGAGCTCGCTCGTGTATTTGTCCAATACGCTGAAATGAGCAAAAGCCTCTGCAAAGAACCAATTGATGCATATTAA